In Salvelinus namaycush isolate Seneca chromosome 15, SaNama_1.0, whole genome shotgun sequence, a genomic segment contains:
- the impg1b gene encoding interphotoreceptor matrix proteoglycan 1 → MIKDLDRHRTKRSTFFTTGVKICPQEKMKEVISNHRAYYKLRVCQEAIWEAFRIFMDRVPNSEEYKHWTYACQHGSLCLDEVARNFSSTQEHIDMVARITEIPNIVPDEEVIEEQVVEFSVTIADPGYSELLLRDPAAPQYHDITRNLHDTMVHVFDKLPGYKDLRVLGFRLVEFRSDDVSVRYAVVFETNGEDHDTESRPTLEPGTGTVVYTNGHRLKDLVSKALSEETSLPVDIQTLSFEPEELSESSPSEEVELPPVAATDEMLEVEAPAVDVTEETTEVEEPAVDVTEETTEVEEPAVDVTEETIKLEATERTLDVEETAVDVTEETFKVEEPPVDVTEETFKVEEPPVDVTEETIEVEEPVDITEETIEVEATEGTLDVEEPAVDSTEKTIDIEETVDATEDYLWVKPPFTTLAAIMEQPVTKEILGLEETVDATEDYLWVWPPVTRTVVTEQPTTEMITLFPPEEDAEETLPTVEPKEDEGPTTTEAALEEQPDGDNQMITTTASLHVEPASIETFTTATQSTNMPLSEDDVIQAEPEEVPSANIPPGPSEGWDTLQKEEPLETDVDISNDSDMQKDVEKVEDGFKQLEILNFRNGSVVVNSKMKVEKDVPHNLTQAVHCVLEDFCNAASKRLDIEIDSRYLDIEPADQADPCKFLACNEFSQCVVNSWTQEAECLCDPGYSTTDGLPCQSICNLEEEYCFNGGLCDIIQGHGATCR, encoded by the exons ATGATAAAGGACCTGGACAGGCACCGGACGAAGAGGTCGACGTTCTTCACCACGGGGGTGAAAATATGTCCTCAAGAGAAGATGAAGGAGGTAATCTCCAACCATCGTGCCTACTACAAACTTAGAG TTTGTCAGGAAGCGATATGGGAGGCCTTCCGTATCTTCATGGACAGGGTTCCTAACTCCGAGGAGTACAAACACTGGACCTACGCCTGCCAGCatggctctctctgtctggatgAGGTGGCCAGGAACTTCAGTAGTACCCAGGAACACATTGACATGGTGGCCAGA ATAACAGAGATTCCAAACATTGTACCAGATGAGGAGGTTATTGAGGAGCAGGTAGTGGAGTTCAGTGTCACCATAGCTGATCCTGGCTACAGTGAACTTCTTCTGAGAGACCCTGCAGCTCCCCAGTACCATGACATCACACGCAATCTCCACGATACG ATGGTTCACGTTTTTGACAAACTTCCTGGGTATAAAGATCTTCGTGTTTTGGGATTTCGGTTGGTTGAATTTAG ATCTGATGATGTGTCAGTCCGCTATGCTGTGGTGTTTGAGACGAATGGAGAAGACCATGACACAGAATCTAGACCCACTCTAGAACCAGGCACAGGGACAGTTGTTTACACAAACGGGCACAGACTGAAGGATCTGGTTTCCAAGGCCTTGAGCGAAGAGACATCCCTGCCTGTGGACATACAAACACTCAGTTTTGAACCTG AGGAACTTAGTGAGAGTTCTCCCTCAGAAGAAGTAGAGTTGCCTCCAGTGGCGGCTACAGATGAGATGCTTGAGGTAGAGGCGCCTGCAGTGGATGTTACAGAGGAGACGACTGAGGTAGAGGAGCCTGCAGTGGATGTTACAGAGGAGACGACTGAGGTAGAGGAGCCTGCAGTGGATGTTACAGAGGAGACGATTAAGCTGGAAGCTACAGAGAGGACGCTTGATGTAGAGGAGACCGCAGTGGATGTTACAGAGGAGACCTTTAAAGTAGAGGAGCCTCCAGTGGATGTTACAGAGGAGACCTTTAAAGTAGAGGAGCCTCCAGTGGATGTTACAGAGGAGACGATTGAGGTAGAGGAGCCGGTGGATATTACAGAGGAGACGATTGAGGTAGAGGCTACAGAGGGGACGCTTGATGTAGAGGAGCCTGCAGTGGATTCTACAGAGAAGACGATTGATATAGAGGAGACTGTGGATGCGACAGAGGACTACCTTTGGGTTAAGCCACCATTTACAACTCTGGCGGCCATTATGGAACAGCCTGTCACTAAGGAGATACTTGGTCTAGAGGAGACTGTGGATGCGACAGAGGACTACCTTTGGGTTTGGCCACCAGTTACAAGAACGGTTGTTACAGAACAGCCTACCACCGAAATGATTACTCTCTTCCCCCCTGAGGAAGATGCTGAGGAGACCCTCCCAACTGTTGAACCTAAGGAAGATGAAG gaCCCACAACTACTGAGGCGGCTTTAGAGGAGCAACCAGACGGAGACAATCAAATGATCACCACTACAGCATCTCTACACGTAGAACCTGCATCCATCGAAACATTCACCACTGCTACACAATCAACAAACATGCCTTTATCTGAGGATGATGTCATCCAAGCAGAGCCTGAGGAAGTCCCCTCAGCAAATATTCCCCCTGGACCTTCAGAAGGATGGGACACTCTCCAAAAAGAGGAACCACTTGAGACGGACGTGGATATCTCTAATGACTCAGACATGCAGAAGGATGTAGAAAAGGTAGAGGACG GATTTAAGCAATTGGAAATCCTCAACTTCAGGAATGGTAGTGTTGTGGTGAACAGCAAGATGAAAGTAGAAAAAGATGTGCCACATAACCTGACACAGGCCGTTCACTGTGTGCTAGAAGACTTCTGCAACGCTGCATCCAAACGACTAGACATTGAGATTGACAGTCGCTACCTGGACATAGAACCTG CTGATCAAGCAGATCCCTGCAAGTTCTTGGCCTGCAATGAGTTCTCCCAATGTGTGGTAAACAGTTGGACCCAGGAGGCTGAGTGTTTGTGTGACCCTGGCTACAGCACTACGGACGGTCTGCCCTGCCAGAGCATTTGTAACTTGGAGGAAGAATACTGCTTCAACGGGGGCCTTTGTGACATCATCCAGGGTCATGGAGCCACCTGCAGGTAG